A genomic window from Paenibacillus sp. FSL K6-0276 includes:
- a CDS encoding sugar phosphate nucleotidyltransferase, protein MKGVILAGGTGSRLQPLTRLMNKHLLPVGKYPMVCYGIDRLRRGGITDILLVISKQSAGLYTDFLGSGAAFGVSLTYKIQEAAGGIAEALDLAEGFIFPGERFVVLLGDNLFMDDLTPYVESYLRQPAGTAKVLLKPVDDARRYGVPVFDSQDSAWIAYIEEKPEHPKTKFCVTGIYMYDEAVFEIIRQVSPSKRGELEITDVNNIYAANRRLSYDVLKDWWSDAGTFQSLREAGEKLKDALP, encoded by the coding sequence GTGAAAGGAGTCATACTGGCGGGCGGAACAGGATCAAGACTTCAACCGCTGACCCGGCTTATGAACAAACATTTGCTTCCGGTCGGCAAATATCCTATGGTCTGTTACGGCATAGACCGGCTTCGCCGGGGAGGGATTACCGACATTCTTCTGGTCATCAGCAAGCAGTCTGCTGGTCTGTATACGGATTTTTTGGGCAGCGGTGCGGCATTTGGTGTATCTCTGACCTATAAAATTCAGGAAGCTGCTGGAGGCATTGCAGAGGCACTCGATTTGGCAGAAGGATTCATTTTCCCTGGGGAACGGTTTGTCGTATTGCTTGGTGATAATCTGTTTATGGATGATCTGACGCCTTACGTGGAGAGCTATCTCCGGCAGCCTGCTGGTACAGCAAAGGTATTGCTGAAACCGGTGGACGACGCACGTAGATATGGTGTTCCCGTGTTCGATAGTCAAGATTCTGCATGGATTGCTTATATCGAAGAGAAGCCGGAGCATCCCAAGACCAAATTTTGCGTAACAGGTATTTATATGTACGATGAAGCTGTGTTTGAAATTATCCGCCAGGTATCTCCTTCCAAGAGGGGGGAGCTGGAGATTACCGATGTAAATAATATATACGCTGCTAACCGCAGGCTCAGCTATGATGTTCTCAAGGATTGGTGGAGCGATGCGGGGACGTTCCAGTCTCTGCGGGAGGCGGGAGAGAAACTGAAAGACGCGCTGCCTTAA
- a CDS encoding AraC family transcriptional regulator has translation MTPLEINFYKSDPFHISREKKNVSSMPSNHYHDAYEILYLVSGELYYFIEDRTFQIVSGVLLFINANDLHRLINVNGTMYERVTLLFKREFLRDFFADSPLPSDLFSCFHSRSNAIKLSGNDQIFIENLFSKLIHEDTKRPPGFDYYRKILLMELLIFIQRKKLPDQNEHFVETNRTHKKISQIIHFINGNFAEPLSLEYISDRFSISTSHLSRTFKDTTGFTFIEYINNTRLKEARSLLQDSKLTVSEIAERTGFGNLTHFGRVFKTMTGTSPLKYRKQNRVDEDNISTQA, from the coding sequence ATGACACCCCTGGAAATCAACTTCTATAAGTCTGATCCCTTTCACATTAGCCGCGAGAAAAAAAATGTCTCAAGTATGCCTTCAAATCATTATCACGATGCTTATGAAATTCTCTACTTAGTGTCTGGAGAGCTGTACTATTTTATAGAAGACCGAACCTTTCAAATCGTCAGCGGGGTTTTATTGTTCATTAACGCCAATGACCTGCACAGACTGATTAATGTAAACGGTACGATGTACGAAAGAGTTACTTTATTGTTTAAAAGGGAGTTCCTTCGCGACTTTTTTGCGGACAGCCCTCTTCCATCCGACCTCTTCTCCTGCTTTCACTCCAGATCAAATGCGATCAAGTTAAGCGGCAACGACCAGATCTTTATCGAGAATCTTTTTAGCAAATTGATTCATGAAGACACCAAGAGACCTCCAGGTTTCGACTACTATCGGAAAATCCTGTTGATGGAGCTGCTGATCTTCATCCAACGAAAAAAGCTTCCGGATCAAAACGAGCATTTTGTAGAAACGAACCGGACCCATAAGAAAATTTCCCAAATCATCCATTTCATCAACGGTAACTTCGCTGAGCCTCTGTCTCTGGAATACATATCGGACAGGTTCTCCATAAGCACCTCCCATTTAAGCCGAACGTTCAAGGACACAACCGGTTTTACTTTCATCGAATATATAAATAACACCCGCCTGAAAGAAGCCCGCTCTCTGCTGCAAGACTCCAAATTAACCGTTTCGGAAATCGCTGAGCGTACTGGATTTGGTAACCTGACCCATTTTGGAAGAGTATTTAAAACCATGACCGGAACCTCACCGCTCAAATACCGCAAACAGAACCGGGTTGATGAAGATAATATCTCTACGCAGGCTTGA
- a CDS encoding zinc-binding dehydrogenase — translation MLIFLAETDTVHLRTAQPFLLGWGDSGILWMERGNLVKVWCAAVYYKKLQFRGGADWLKVVTVNTSAEKLKLAKQLGADLVIDPTAENPAEKIKSELGGVQASIVTAVNKKAFDNPYSSLKRGGTLVLVGLPPEKMEVPILNTVLDGTEIIGLYFYEKRGSSLWDGSRFFLIGAAVRTKDPISSLRRDIIFINPVLFAVFER, via the coding sequence TTGCTTATATTTCTCGCAGAAACGGATACCGTCCATTTAAGGACGGCGCAGCCGTTTCTTCTTGGGTGGGGGGATAGCGGGATCTTATGGATGGAGCGGGGGAACTTGGTTAAAGTTTGGTGTGCCGCAGTATACTATAAGAAATTACAATTTCGAGGGGGAGCAGACTGGCTGAAGGTAGTCACCGTTAATACTTCCGCCGAAAAGCTGAAACTTGCCAAGCAGTTGGGTGCGGACCTTGTTATAGATCCAACTGCAGAAAATCCGGCGGAAAAGATCAAAAGCGAGTTGGGCGGGGTCCAGGCCAGCATTGTTACTGCAGTGAACAAAAAAGCTTTTGACAATCCCTATTCATCCTTAAAACGGGGCGGAACACTTGTCCTGGTGGGGCTGCCGCCTGAGAAGATGGAAGTGCCGATTTTAAATACGGTTCTGGATGGTACGGAAATCATCGGCTTATATTTCTACGAGAAACGGGGGTCGTCCTTATGGGACGGCTCCCGTTTTTTCTTGATTGGCGCAGCAGTCCGGACGAAGGACCCGATCTCAAGCCTGCGTAGAGATATTATCTTCATCAACCCGGTTCTGTTTGCGGTATTTGAGCGGTGA
- a CDS encoding GNAT family N-acetyltransferase — protein sequence MQVGNGIRKAKQDEIEEIMELISKCVQVMQAAGSDQWDERYPNKEIIELDIALGTLYVCEEDQAIAGILVLDENASEEYKTIEWKQKQGPHLIMHRLAVHPHIQGKGIATRLIAFAEDYAERNGYTSIRLDTYAKNTRALEIYPRLGYDRRGEVSFPDRIANFPVFEKVLRQEPDPESLT from the coding sequence ATGCAAGTAGGAAATGGGATCAGAAAAGCTAAGCAGGATGAGATTGAAGAGATTATGGAATTGATCTCAAAATGTGTACAAGTTATGCAGGCCGCTGGAAGCGACCAGTGGGATGAGCGCTATCCGAATAAAGAGATTATCGAACTGGACATCGCACTAGGTACCTTATATGTTTGTGAAGAGGATCAAGCCATCGCGGGTATTCTTGTGCTGGATGAGAATGCGTCTGAGGAATATAAGACGATCGAGTGGAAGCAAAAACAAGGGCCACATCTGATTATGCATCGTTTAGCTGTTCATCCACATATTCAGGGAAAAGGGATCGCGACTAGGTTAATTGCTTTTGCAGAGGATTACGCAGAGCGTAATGGTTACACAAGTATCCGGCTGGATACTTATGCGAAGAACACTAGAGCACTGGAAATCTATCCTCGTCTTGGTTATGACCGTAGAGGTGAAGTGAGTTTTCCGGACCGCATAGCGAACTTTCCGGTATTCGAGAAGGTGCTAAGACAGGAACCTGATCCGGAATCTTTAACATAA
- a CDS encoding glycosyltransferase: MMVALLQVSGSSAIRRGTATRTIKKRSASSQANTTLAPRHRAASRSVKGGAATVRSPLLSRQSKVGREALKIPSLRGTLSVIISVRNEEQTLARLLHQVSRLGPAEIIVVLNGCSDNSFPISRQHRQAVVVHCPESVGHDVGRAIGAKLSRGDILLFLDGDMVIPASQLGLFTAAVDGGIDVALNDLDPLMPSFGLCDDVTRSKLFLNYALGRYDLGVSSMTAVPHALSRRALEIIGYRELIVPPKAQARSVLEKLRVEKAGTVNVIKHNRLRHANIGAGNAVEKLIIGDHAEALLVVLSRRDEWGPLNSETQRKYRRQVAAWRNRI; the protein is encoded by the coding sequence ATGATGGTTGCTCTGTTACAAGTATCAGGTAGCTCCGCCATTCGACGAGGAACTGCAACTCGTACGATAAAGAAACGTTCAGCATCTAGTCAGGCCAATACAACTCTGGCACCCCGCCACAGGGCAGCGAGTCGTTCTGTAAAAGGAGGCGCTGCTACCGTTCGATCGCCGCTTCTGTCTCGGCAATCGAAAGTAGGTCGTGAGGCACTAAAAATACCGAGCTTACGTGGGACCCTGTCAGTCATTATCTCCGTGCGTAATGAGGAGCAGACATTGGCACGTCTGCTACATCAGGTTTCGCGGCTGGGACCTGCAGAAATTATCGTCGTGCTTAACGGTTGTAGCGATAACAGCTTTCCTATTTCCAGACAACATCGTCAAGCCGTAGTTGTGCATTGTCCGGAGTCTGTCGGACATGATGTGGGGCGGGCTATAGGTGCGAAGCTGAGTCGAGGAGATATTCTGCTCTTTCTGGATGGAGATATGGTTATTCCTGCATCGCAGCTCGGATTATTCACAGCTGCTGTAGATGGTGGAATTGATGTGGCTCTTAATGATTTGGATCCACTGATGCCTTCTTTTGGATTATGTGATGATGTCACTCGCAGTAAGTTGTTTCTTAATTATGCTCTTGGACGGTACGATCTCGGAGTTAGCTCTATGACGGCTGTGCCTCACGCACTCTCCCGGCGTGCGCTTGAGATCATAGGCTACCGTGAATTAATAGTTCCTCCTAAAGCCCAAGCTCGTTCTGTGTTAGAAAAGCTAAGAGTAGAGAAAGCTGGAACGGTGAATGTTATTAAGCATAATCGGCTGCGTCATGCGAACATAGGAGCTGGAAATGCTGTGGAGAAACTGATCATCGGGGATCACGCAGAGGCTCTCCTTGTGGTTCTTTCTCGGCGAGATGAATGGGGTCCGCTAAATAGCGAAACCCAGCGCAAGTACCGCAGACAAGTAGCGGCTTGGAGGAACCGGATATGA
- a CDS encoding glycosyltransferase family 2 protein: protein MKPKRTSARRTGRRVSRIKRRTSRPVRQVAIAPIVNHPNPYVSVIIPAMNEAKTIAGVISGARGVHPRCEVIVVVNGSADQTAEIALSLGAHVISYELPLGHDAGRSVGAEVAKGDVLLFTDGDFVIPASRLRPFVTAVSGGADIALNDYSGPIRRLSPHPVVLSKHALNILLGRPDLKGCSMTAVPHAISRRALEILGSESLSRPPLAHAQAVLSGLRVVTAHKVHVGKLNAVRRKEDGTDPLQQLITADHMEAVSLLLEHRGNRAGFGDGTRRREMVR, encoded by the coding sequence ATGAAGCCCAAACGTACTTCTGCCCGCCGCACGGGACGGCGGGTCTCTCGGATCAAGCGGCGGACTTCACGCCCAGTGCGGCAAGTCGCTATAGCCCCTATAGTTAACCATCCTAATCCCTATGTTTCAGTCATTATTCCGGCCATGAACGAAGCCAAGACCATTGCGGGAGTGATATCTGGAGCTAGAGGGGTCCATCCGCGCTGCGAGGTTATTGTAGTCGTCAACGGATCAGCCGATCAAACGGCAGAAATTGCCCTTTCGCTTGGTGCACATGTTATTTCCTATGAGTTGCCGCTTGGACACGACGCTGGTCGTAGTGTCGGAGCAGAAGTAGCTAAGGGAGATGTCCTATTGTTTACAGATGGAGATTTTGTGATTCCTGCCTCGAGGCTACGTCCTTTCGTCACTGCTGTTAGTGGTGGCGCAGACATAGCGCTTAATGATTATTCCGGCCCGATACGAAGACTTTCGCCCCATCCGGTGGTACTGTCCAAACATGCACTCAATATTTTGCTTGGCCGTCCGGATCTGAAAGGATGTTCGATGACGGCAGTTCCGCACGCAATCAGCCGAAGAGCGCTTGAAATCTTAGGGAGTGAATCATTATCACGTCCCCCTCTGGCACATGCTCAGGCAGTTCTGAGTGGATTGCGTGTGGTAACTGCCCACAAAGTACATGTAGGGAAACTGAATGCGGTCAGACGTAAGGAAGATGGCACAGATCCTTTGCAGCAGTTGATTACAGCAGATCACATGGAGGCTGTATCCCTCTTGCTTGAACACCGGGGAAACAGGGCAGGGTTTGGCGACGGAACCCGGCGCAGAGAGATGGTGAGATGA
- a CDS encoding restriction endonuclease subunit S, protein MMSREKAYLQMLESTATIQWNIAMILEAKAVEAEKVKQWAQHHIHARAFESHEEQLKESLSIHEVIVEMVEGLTKLENGLYSNLKAVLGSGEDDGGGEGFGDMSGDGLSFGEDSK, encoded by the coding sequence ATGATGAGCAGAGAAAAGGCTTATCTGCAAATGCTGGAGTCGACCGCCACTATCCAGTGGAACATTGCGATGATTCTGGAAGCTAAGGCGGTTGAAGCTGAAAAGGTAAAACAGTGGGCGCAGCATCATATCCACGCGAGAGCTTTCGAATCTCACGAAGAGCAGCTAAAGGAATCCCTCTCCATTCACGAAGTTATCGTGGAAATGGTCGAAGGGCTGACTAAACTGGAGAACGGACTCTACAGCAATCTTAAAGCAGTGCTGGGCAGTGGTGAAGATGACGGCGGCGGGGAAGGTTTTGGAGACATGTCAGGTGATGGGTTAAGTTTTGGAGAAGACAGTAAATGA
- a CDS encoding glycosyltransferase family 2 protein, protein MTLTSIIIPTYNALPLLRSCVESIRAYTPLPYEIIVVDNASSDGTDAYCRANRITFISLPENRGFPSACNMGLLLASGDELLLLNNDVVVPHGWLTNLKRSLYSAPDVGIVGPVTNYASGRQQVKTDYESLLDFHKVAQITNLSNPQKWMETKRLVGLCFLFKRELLTSVGLLDERYSPGHYEDDDYCYRARQKGYRLLIAGDCLVHHEGSASFKQVYNTGLQELVERNRKIFMSKWNVDPTNFI, encoded by the coding sequence ATGACGCTGACCAGTATTATTATTCCGACTTACAACGCGCTGCCACTGCTGCGGTCTTGTGTAGAATCTATTCGTGCTTATACTCCGCTACCTTATGAAATTATCGTTGTAGACAATGCTTCGTCAGACGGAACGGATGCCTATTGCCGCGCAAATCGTATAACCTTTATTTCTTTGCCTGAGAATCGAGGTTTTCCGTCCGCATGCAATATGGGCCTACTGCTAGCATCGGGCGATGAATTATTGCTGCTGAATAATGATGTGGTGGTTCCCCATGGATGGTTAACCAATCTGAAGAGATCGCTATATAGTGCTCCTGATGTAGGTATTGTTGGACCAGTGACAAACTATGCGAGTGGACGTCAACAGGTGAAGACTGATTATGAGAGTCTGTTGGATTTTCATAAGGTTGCCCAGATAACTAACCTTTCCAATCCCCAAAAATGGATGGAGACTAAACGGTTGGTAGGGTTATGTTTTTTATTTAAAAGAGAGCTACTTACTTCCGTAGGTCTGCTGGATGAGAGATACTCGCCTGGACATTACGAGGACGATGACTATTGCTATCGCGCAAGGCAAAAGGGGTATCGGCTGCTCATCGCAGGGGATTGCCTGGTACACCATGAAGGAAGTGCAAGCTTTAAGCAGGTATACAATACCGGATTGCAGGAACTAGTGGAACGAAATCGTAAGATCTTCATGAGTAAATGGAATGTGGACCCAACAAATTTCATATGA
- a CDS encoding glycosyl hydrolase family 8, which translates to MQKKGHLKRRLHQSISLLLVLLLLPYQIANAAPAPDAVGSDSIPGVKTIAEWEFDEAAENVGVISATYGIYETASTFRNVGGVFEDVDVSKKAISYQGWDNGNGNKYWLATVSTTGFENITLSSEQNSSGSGPRDFKVQTSVDRKTWEDVPNTNLKMAVSSFDCPGDTCRLVNTPLLNSNDREILYIRWIVSSDSNTRGNDEGIGGSGSSRIRNIKVSGEPIPGKEPVIPTVDLVQQPADGSGNVPPEAPVEIKFNKAFTLDPGYAVQFADENHQPVDGVTLEVLNRDTLRINHPPLTYGKSYTVAVPKELIKGADHVPLVRETSWSFGVQDSPLAPKSINMTFNGDPKTSIALAWYTDAMTDTVVQVVEASKVMGNIFPENGALTYQGVAEEIETFKSKSDRSTNHKTKFISHKVIADQLQPGTAYKFRAGNGKSGDWSSIGSFTTDAAGHQPFRFIAGSDSQASSKSDFEPWGDTFRKAADYIGDPKFLISAGDLVDNGDLEEQWQWMLGAAQNQLLQVPYVPVLGGHEVMDYDGDETTPNNNFYNHFNLPKQVVADTNEGSVYSFEYGDALYLVFNSQYSGALAENGKDVEWADDQFWDQVAWMKSTVARSDKKWKFVTFHKSPYAAGDNSAQWEDDRVQFYKKYLIPAFDEMGIDMVFEAHDHMYMRSFQMYNDEVIPKEKLTFDGEGNALNPKGTVYLMSNAFGNKFYYKNNQYELDENGEPREIRDEKGNTVPYDDYFAAIDEQPEKKMFTDVSITDRVLSFTAYTAAVADENQPDTVGDGLKAYDKYGIKRTDIKPDPAEAVKVKLNGSKAVLTWSAPSASTEPVRGFRIYEKNDKVKTHWSKYVPAAEGQTEYSYTVDDINPAKKYEFIVKAVGTRINSDPVEVSTIEGPSESEPPSAPSDLKGTAVSPYQINLKWTASAGNIQAAGYNVYRNGSKVGTTKEISYGDTGLTPDTAYSYAVKAYNAEGMESLASNTVQVTTKPSSTGEGVHKAFPQHTSYVAGSIKPNHLTQAQLDATVGRLYNEWKTKYLKQNPYQSDQYYVWYSDGDWFENNEITVSEAHGYGMLITALLAGHDPEAKKYFDGMYRYFRAHPSEINPDLMAWQQADTGTEIIDINGVDSATDGDMDIAYALLLADSQWGSSGEINYLSQAKKVINAIMESDVNHSEWTLKLADWVSDNDPMFGNATRPSDFMLQHLKDFKNVSGDANWDRVADKTYNIINSLYENYSPKAGLLPDFVYKDNADGKYKPVSQKKWDTPDGYFLESENDGDYNYNSSRIPWRIGTDYLLTGDTRAKGQLGALNRWIRTMADNDPNKILAGYKLDGSAALNDYADTSFSAPMMVSAMIDSSNQEWLNKLWDHNAAVSTEDDLYFGNNLRLLSMIVVSGNWWTPTIVDTEAPIEPTIERAEAVSSSAIDLKWTPSTDNLGVTGYKIYRNDVEIKTLKATEYRDSGLSTDTQYKYYIIAVDAAGNTSKISNVRIVSTLKASGDGGSGSSGGGGSSTPTPTPTPAAVKPSEVPATTPAPEPTRSAFSDIGSPFLWAKEAIEALAAKGIVQGTSSTFFEPGAKMKRADFILILVRAFDLKAGFEVSFADADQDAYYYEALGIAKQLGIASGVGDNRFNPGAEISRQDMMVFIVRALQKSGKLADASSISDLGKFADASKVADYAVKAAAVLVREGIVLGDGKLLHPTGAATRAETAVLFYRIINKYY; encoded by the coding sequence GTGCAAAAGAAGGGTCATTTGAAAAGAAGGCTGCACCAATCCATTTCTTTGTTGCTTGTGCTTTTACTGCTGCCATACCAGATTGCAAATGCTGCACCTGCACCAGATGCTGTCGGTTCAGATTCAATACCCGGTGTAAAGACGATTGCCGAATGGGAGTTTGATGAGGCCGCTGAAAATGTGGGGGTAATCTCGGCTACATACGGCATCTATGAGACAGCGTCTACTTTTCGCAATGTAGGCGGTGTGTTCGAGGATGTGGATGTAAGCAAGAAAGCGATCAGCTATCAGGGCTGGGACAATGGCAACGGGAACAAGTATTGGCTTGCTACCGTGTCTACAACCGGATTTGAGAATATCACCTTATCCTCTGAGCAAAATTCATCCGGGTCAGGTCCGCGTGATTTCAAAGTGCAGACGAGTGTAGACCGCAAAACGTGGGAGGATGTGCCGAATACGAATCTTAAAATGGCCGTCTCCAGTTTTGATTGCCCGGGCGATACCTGCAGACTGGTGAATACTCCCCTTCTGAACAGCAATGATCGGGAAATATTATATATTCGCTGGATTGTCAGCTCCGATAGCAACACCAGGGGGAATGATGAGGGCATAGGGGGTTCAGGTTCCAGTAGAATCCGAAATATCAAAGTGTCCGGCGAGCCGATCCCGGGGAAAGAACCTGTCATTCCTACCGTAGATCTTGTGCAGCAGCCAGCAGACGGCTCTGGAAATGTGCCTCCCGAAGCTCCCGTTGAAATCAAATTCAACAAAGCCTTTACCCTTGATCCGGGTTATGCTGTCCAATTTGCCGATGAGAATCATCAACCGGTTGATGGGGTTACACTTGAAGTCTTAAACAGAGATACTTTGCGGATAAACCATCCTCCGTTGACTTATGGGAAGTCTTACACGGTAGCTGTACCCAAGGAGCTTATCAAGGGTGCAGATCATGTGCCGCTGGTTCGGGAAACTTCCTGGAGTTTTGGCGTTCAGGATTCGCCTCTTGCTCCTAAATCCATCAATATGACGTTTAACGGAGATCCAAAGACGAGCATTGCCTTGGCCTGGTATACGGATGCAATGACGGATACCGTGGTACAGGTTGTAGAAGCCTCAAAGGTTATGGGGAACATTTTCCCGGAGAACGGGGCTTTGACTTATCAGGGAGTGGCCGAAGAAATTGAGACCTTTAAGAGTAAAAGCGACAGAAGCACGAACCATAAAACGAAATTTATCAGTCATAAAGTCATTGCAGACCAGCTTCAACCGGGAACAGCTTATAAGTTTCGGGCAGGTAACGGCAAATCGGGTGATTGGAGCTCTATCGGCTCGTTCACTACGGATGCTGCCGGCCACCAGCCTTTTCGTTTTATCGCCGGTTCCGATTCACAGGCTTCCAGCAAGTCTGACTTTGAGCCTTGGGGTGATACCTTCCGGAAAGCAGCTGATTATATAGGCGACCCTAAATTCCTGATCAGCGCCGGAGATCTGGTGGATAATGGTGATTTGGAGGAGCAGTGGCAATGGATGCTCGGAGCAGCCCAGAATCAATTGCTGCAAGTGCCATATGTGCCTGTACTTGGCGGTCATGAGGTCATGGATTATGACGGAGACGAGACGACACCGAATAACAACTTCTATAACCATTTCAACTTGCCGAAACAGGTTGTTGCGGACACCAATGAAGGCTCTGTGTATTCTTTTGAATATGGTGATGCACTCTATCTTGTCTTCAATTCGCAGTATTCGGGGGCACTTGCAGAGAATGGGAAAGATGTGGAATGGGCGGATGACCAATTCTGGGACCAAGTGGCCTGGATGAAGAGTACTGTCGCCCGCAGCGACAAGAAGTGGAAGTTTGTTACTTTTCACAAAAGCCCCTATGCAGCAGGCGACAACTCTGCACAATGGGAAGACGATCGCGTCCAGTTTTACAAGAAATACCTGATTCCCGCCTTTGACGAGATGGGTATCGATATGGTGTTCGAGGCTCATGATCATATGTATATGAGATCCTTCCAAATGTACAATGATGAAGTTATTCCCAAGGAGAAGCTGACATTTGATGGAGAGGGCAATGCGCTCAACCCCAAAGGTACGGTCTATCTCATGTCCAATGCATTCGGAAATAAATTCTATTATAAGAACAATCAATATGAACTGGATGAGAATGGAGAACCCCGCGAGATTCGGGACGAAAAAGGGAATACGGTTCCTTATGATGATTACTTTGCAGCTATCGACGAACAGCCGGAGAAGAAGATGTTTACGGATGTTTCCATCACAGACCGGGTGCTTTCCTTTACAGCGTATACCGCAGCCGTAGCGGATGAGAATCAGCCGGACACCGTTGGCGACGGACTAAAGGCATATGACAAGTATGGGATCAAGAGAACGGACATCAAGCCGGACCCGGCGGAAGCGGTGAAGGTGAAATTGAACGGCAGCAAGGCGGTTCTGACCTGGAGTGCACCTTCCGCAAGTACAGAACCGGTAAGAGGATTCCGGATTTATGAGAAGAACGACAAGGTGAAGACACACTGGAGTAAATATGTACCGGCAGCGGAAGGTCAAACGGAATACAGCTACACGGTAGATGATATCAATCCTGCGAAAAAATATGAATTTATCGTCAAAGCGGTCGGCACAAGAATCAATTCAGATCCGGTCGAAGTCAGCACAATCGAAGGTCCAAGTGAGTCGGAGCCGCCTTCAGCACCTTCAGATTTAAAAGGAACTGCGGTTTCTCCTTACCAAATCAACCTGAAATGGACGGCTTCGGCCGGCAACATCCAGGCAGCGGGCTACAACGTATACCGCAACGGCAGCAAGGTCGGCACGACGAAGGAAATCTCCTACGGCGATACCGGGTTAACTCCCGATACGGCCTATAGTTATGCTGTGAAGGCCTATAATGCAGAAGGGATGGAATCACTGGCGAGCAATACCGTTCAAGTAACGACCAAACCTTCATCCACTGGAGAGGGTGTCCATAAGGCATTTCCGCAGCATACGTCTTATGTGGCAGGCTCCATTAAGCCGAATCACTTGACTCAGGCCCAACTGGACGCTACGGTGGGCAGATTATATAACGAGTGGAAAACGAAATATCTGAAACAAAATCCATATCAGTCAGACCAATATTACGTGTGGTATAGCGACGGCGACTGGTTTGAGAATAATGAGATTACAGTTTCGGAAGCACATGGCTACGGAATGCTGATTACCGCTTTGCTCGCGGGTCATGATCCGGAGGCTAAGAAGTATTTTGACGGGATGTATCGCTATTTCAGAGCACATCCAAGCGAAATCAATCCCGATTTAATGGCCTGGCAGCAAGCGGATACCGGCACGGAAATAATAGATATCAATGGTGTGGATTCAGCAACCGACGGCGATATGGACATTGCTTACGCCCTCCTGCTTGCCGACAGCCAATGGGGCAGCAGCGGGGAGATTAACTATCTGTCCCAGGCCAAAAAGGTAATCAACGCCATTATGGAAAGTGATGTCAACCATTCCGAGTGGACATTGAAATTAGCGGATTGGGTCAGTGACAATGATCCCATGTTCGGCAATGCTACACGTCCGTCTGATTTTATGCTGCAGCATTTGAAAGATTTCAAGAATGTATCCGGTGACGCCAATTGGGACCGTGTTGCCGATAAGACGTACAACATCATTAATAGTCTGTATGAAAATTACAGTCCGAAAGCCGGTTTGTTGCCGGACTTTGTGTACAAAGACAATGCCGATGGGAAATACAAACCGGTAAGCCAGAAGAAATGGGATACCCCGGATGGATACTTCCTGGAATCGGAAAATGACGGAGATTACAACTACAACTCTTCCCGTATACCTTGGCGGATCGGTACGGATTATCTCCTGACAGGCGACACCCGAGCTAAAGGGCAGCTCGGCGCGTTGAACCGCTGGATTCGAACCATGGCGGATAATGATCCGAACAAGATTCTTGCGGGATATAAGCTTGACGGCTCGGCAGCATTAAATGATTATGCAGATACTTCCTTCTCCGCACCCATGATGGTTAGCGCCATGATCGATTCCTCCAATCAGGAGTGGCTCAATAAATTATGGGATCACAATGCGGCCGTCTCAACCGAAGACGATTTATATTTTGGCAATAATCTGCGTTTGCTCAGCATGATTGTTGTATCCGGCAACTGGTGGACACCAACCATCGTGGATACAGAGGCACCTATAGAACCAACGATAGAGAGAGCGGAGGCGGTATCCAGCTCTGCCATCGATTTGAAATGGACGCCGTCCACGGATAATTTGGGAGTGACGGGATACAAGATTTACCGCAATGACGTTGAAATCAAGACCCTAAAGGCAACAGAATACAGAGATAGCGGGTTATCTACGGATACCCAGTACAAATACTATATTATAGCTGTTGATGCAGCAGGAAATACGTCCAAGATAAGCAATGTGAGAATCGTATCTACATTAAAGGCCAGCGGGGACGGTGGCTCGGGCAGCAGCGGAGGAGGGGGCAGTTCAACACCAACTCCTACTCCAACGCCGGCAGCGGTGAAGCCAAGTGAAGTTCCGGCGACAACCCCGGCACCGGAACCAACTAGATCTGCTTTCAGCGATATCGGCAGCCCTTTCTTGTGGGCCAAGGAGGCTATCGAAGCTCTTGCGGCTAAAGGAATCGTTCAGGGAACGTCTAGTACTTTCTTCGAACCGGGTGCCAAGATGAAAAGAGCGGACTTTATATTGATTTTGGTCAGAGCGTTTGATTTAAAGGCTGGTTTTGAAGTGAGCTTTGCGGATGCCGATCAGGACGCATACTATTATGAAGCGTTGGGAATTGCCAAACAATTGGGAATTGCCAGCGGAGTCGGCGATAACAGGTTCAATCCGGGAGCAGAGATTTCCCGGCAGGATATGATGGTATTCATCGTAAGAGCATTGCAGAAGTCAGGAAAATTAGCAGATGCCAGTTCCATCTCCGACCTTGGCAAATTTGCGGATGCCTCCAAAGTGGCTGATTATGCCGTGAAGGCAGCAGCCGTATTGGTCAGGGAGGGCATTGTCCTTGGTGACGGGAAATTACTCCATCCAACGGGAGCTGCAACCCGCGCCGAAACGGCGGTTCTTTTTTACAGAATTATTAATAAATATTATTAA